Proteins from a genomic interval of Helicoverpa zea isolate HzStark_Cry1AcR chromosome 31, ilHelZeax1.1, whole genome shotgun sequence:
- the LOC124644907 gene encoding chymotrypsin-1-like, whose translation MNSEFHLFLFSVLCVLFSNISASGPSIYRNDSTKHLRIIDGTDADESEYPYVVLLMQTRQGWGRMCTASLISERWGITAAHCKNYFPYGLRVWTKDFNNYGNFWDNSVEIAEMITHPSYRLLIRMKGRHDIIVSNDIALFRLQKRISLPRYARLSSVDRDTLMGHPVIYIGGGARKIHGFNPLQGALQKGEGVIVPCDSAMKRVSKYVICTASKCSKRAQRIYYGDSGGPLIMDGQVVGVCSYVMEHGTVTSSGYAPVSCYLDWIYSVIHSRDSGEPRTKRRRSRRKLFYKKIKLFYKKRKPYRHG comes from the coding sequence ATGAACAGTgagttccatttatttttattttcggtACTGTGCGTTTTATTTTCCAACATCAGTGCGTCCGGCCCTTCTATCTATAGGAACGACTCAACAAAGCATCTGAGAATCATAGATGGAACTGACGCAGACGAGAGCGAGTATCCGTACGTGGTTCTGTTAATGCAAACGCGCCAGGGCTGGGGCAGGATGTGCACAGCCTCCCTCATCTCCGAACGCTGGGGCATCACCGCCGCTCACTGCAAGAATTACTTCCCTTACGGTTTACGTGTTTGGACCAAAGACTTTAACAATTACGGTAATTTTTGGGACAATAGTGTTGAAATTGCTGAAATGATAACACATCCTAGCTACCGACTGTTAATCAGAATGAAAGGCAGACATGACATAATTGTAAGTAATGATATAGCTTTATTTCGTCTTCAAAAGAGGATAAGTTTACCCCGGTACGCGCGACTGTCATCTGTCGACCGGGACACGTTGATGGGGCATCCAGTCATATACATAGGTGGTGGTGCCAGAAAGATACACGGATTTAATCCGTTACAAGGTGCGCTTCAAAAAGGTGAAGGTGTTATCGTTCCATGTGATTCGGCAATGAAACGTGTATCTAAGTATGTAATATGCACTGCCTCGAAGTGTTCTAAAAGAGCCCAGAGAATATATTACGGTGACTCTGGTGGGCCTTTGATTATGGATGGACAGGTTGTCGGCGTGTGTTCCTACGTGATGGAACACGGAACGGTGACAAGCTCAGGCTATGCACCAGTCAGCTGTTACTTAGACTGGATTTATTCTGTAATACATTCCCGGGACTCCGGGGAACCCCGCACGAAGAGACGTCGCTCTCGGAggaaactattttataaaaagataaaactattttataaaaagagaaAACCCTACAGACATGGATGA